One Microbacterium trichothecenolyticum DNA window includes the following coding sequences:
- a CDS encoding lytic transglycosylase domain-containing protein, whose translation MRSDSTPLSNRRTRRLASRRLRRRPVLATGALVIGVLSAATLTGTAPAATASAVDLSAATFTRVSVTTPTVLATPPRPEVDQARAASEAATQALAAVATVQNDIAASGLDIGQPTTVDTAPLEQATERLSDAQVLPATFLPAISDDVTTLTTSVDQRVAELRGGLDAAVAKKKAEEEAAAEKARQEAEAAAAAERAAAEARASDSGSSTGGGGGASWTPAPSGGGGSGDNSPSGAQASARAMLGNYGWGDDQFGCLVSLWNKESGWNYQAYNAGSGAYGIPQALPGSKMSSAGGDWQTNAATQVAWGLGYISGRYGSPCGAWGHSQSVGWY comes from the coding sequence ATGCGATCTGACTCGACACCCCTGTCCAACCGCCGTACCCGCCGTCTCGCCTCTCGTCGCCTTCGCCGTCGCCCCGTACTGGCGACCGGCGCCCTCGTGATCGGCGTGCTGTCGGCAGCCACGCTCACCGGCACCGCGCCGGCGGCGACCGCCTCCGCCGTCGACCTGTCCGCCGCGACGTTCACACGGGTATCCGTGACCACGCCCACCGTACTCGCGACGCCGCCCCGACCCGAGGTCGACCAGGCACGCGCAGCGAGTGAAGCGGCGACGCAGGCCCTCGCGGCGGTGGCGACCGTACAGAACGACATCGCGGCATCCGGTCTCGACATCGGACAGCCCACGACCGTCGACACCGCGCCCCTCGAACAGGCCACCGAGCGTCTCAGCGATGCTCAGGTGTTGCCGGCGACCTTCCTGCCCGCCATTTCCGACGACGTGACGACCCTGACGACGTCGGTCGATCAGCGTGTCGCCGAGCTGCGAGGCGGCCTCGACGCCGCCGTCGCGAAGAAGAAGGCCGAGGAGGAAGCCGCCGCCGAGAAGGCCCGCCAAGAAGCCGAGGCGGCAGCCGCGGCCGAACGCGCCGCCGCTGAGGCCCGTGCGTCCGACTCGGGCAGCAGCACCGGCGGCGGAGGCGGCGCATCGTGGACGCCGGCACCCTCGGGTGGCGGCGGCTCCGGCGACAACAGTCCCTCGGGCGCTCAGGCCAGCGCACGCGCCATGCTCGGCAACTACGGCTGGGGTGACGACCAGTTCGGCTGCCTCGTGTCACTGTGGAACAAAGAGTCGGGCTGGAACTACCAGGCCTACAACGCCGGAAGCGGTGCCTACGGCATTCCCCAGGCGCTGCCCGGCAGCAAGATGTCGTCGGCCGGCGGCGACTGGCAGACCAACGCGGCGACACAGGTCGCGTGGGGGCTCGGCTACATCTCGGGTCGATACGGCAGCCCGTGCGGCGCCTGGGGCCACTCGCAGTCCGTCGGATGGTACTGA
- the rpsA gene encoding 30S ribosomal protein S1 has protein sequence MTTATTAPAIKQVAINDIGSAEDFLAAVEKTLKFFNDGDLIEGTVVKIDRDEVLLDVGYKTEGVIPSRELSIKHDVDPNEVVNVGDHVEALVLQKEDKEGRLILSKKRAQYERAWGDVEKIKENDGVVTGSVIEVVKGGLIVDIGLRGFLPASLIELRRVRDLTPYLGQEIEAKILELDKNRNNVVLSRRALLEQTQSESRTTFLNNLHKGQVRKGTVSSIVNFGAFVDLGGVDGLVHVSELSWKHIEHASEVVEVGQEVTVEILEVDLDRERVSLSLKATQEDPWQVFARTHAIGQIAPGKVTKLVPFGAFVRVADGIEGLVHISELSGKHVELAEQVVSVGEEVFVKIIDIDLERRRISLSLKQANESVDPNGTEFDPALYGMATEYDERGEYKYPEGFDPESGAWLEGFDAQREQWEQEYAAAQGRWEAHKAAVTKALEAEAANPTDTGSFGGSFSSESPAQGTLADDESLAALREKLSGR, from the coding sequence ATGACTACCGCAACGACCGCTCCCGCTATCAAGCAGGTCGCGATCAACGACATCGGCTCGGCCGAGGACTTCCTCGCCGCTGTCGAGAAGACCCTGAAGTTCTTCAACGACGGCGACCTCATCGAGGGCACCGTCGTGAAGATCGACCGCGACGAGGTGCTCCTCGACGTCGGTTACAAGACCGAGGGTGTCATCCCCTCGCGCGAGCTTTCGATCAAGCACGACGTCGACCCCAACGAGGTCGTCAACGTCGGCGATCACGTCGAGGCCCTCGTTCTCCAGAAGGAGGACAAGGAAGGTCGCCTCATCCTGTCCAAGAAGCGCGCACAGTACGAGCGTGCGTGGGGCGACGTCGAGAAGATCAAGGAGAACGACGGTGTCGTCACCGGTTCCGTGATCGAGGTCGTCAAGGGTGGTCTCATCGTCGACATCGGCCTCCGCGGCTTCCTCCCGGCTTCGCTCATCGAGCTGCGCCGCGTCCGCGACCTCACGCCGTACCTCGGTCAGGAGATCGAGGCCAAGATCCTCGAGCTCGACAAGAACCGCAACAACGTCGTGCTCTCGCGCCGCGCCCTGCTCGAGCAGACGCAGTCCGAGTCGCGCACCACGTTCCTCAACAACCTGCACAAGGGCCAGGTCCGCAAGGGCACGGTCTCGTCGATCGTCAACTTCGGTGCGTTCGTCGACCTGGGCGGCGTAGACGGCCTCGTGCACGTCTCCGAGCTCTCCTGGAAGCACATCGAGCACGCTTCCGAGGTCGTCGAGGTGGGCCAGGAGGTCACCGTCGAGATCCTCGAGGTCGACCTCGACCGCGAGCGCGTGTCGCTCTCGCTCAAGGCGACGCAGGAAGACCCGTGGCAGGTGTTCGCCCGCACCCACGCGATCGGCCAGATCGCTCCGGGCAAGGTCACCAAGCTCGTTCCGTTCGGTGCGTTCGTGCGCGTCGCAGACGGCATCGAGGGCCTCGTGCACATCTCGGAGCTGTCCGGCAAGCACGTCGAGCTCGCCGAGCAGGTCGTGTCGGTCGGCGAAGAGGTCTTCGTCAAGATCATCGACATCGACCTCGAGCGTCGCCGCATCTCGCTGTCGCTCAAGCAGGCCAACGAGTCGGTCGACCCCAACGGCACCGAGTTCGACCCGGCGCTGTACGGCATGGCCACCGAGTACGACGAGCGTGGCGAGTACAAGTACCCCGAGGGCTTCGACCCCGAGTCGGGTGCGTGGCTCGAGGGCTTCGACGCTCAGCGCGAGCAGTGGGAGCAGGAGTACGCCGCGGCCCAGGGTCGCTGGGAGGCTCACAAGGCTGCCGTCACCAAGGCTCTCGAGGCCGAGGCTGCCAACCCCACCGACACCGGTTCGTTCGGTGGTTCGTTCTCGTCCGAGTCGCCCGCCCAGGGCACCCTCGCCGACGACGAGTCGCTGGCTGCGCTTCGCGAGAAGCTCTCCGGTCGCTGA